A single window of Bufo bufo chromosome 10, aBufBuf1.1, whole genome shotgun sequence DNA harbors:
- the FEN1 gene encoding flap endonuclease 1, giving the protein MGIQGLAKLIADVAPGAIKENDIKSYFGRKVAVDASMCIYQFLIAVRQDGNMLQNEDGETTSHLMGMFYRTIRMVEHGIKPVYVFDGKPPQLKSGELAKRSERRAEAEKQLEAAQEAGEVENIEKFNKRLVKVTKQHNDECKKLLSLMGIPHVDAPCEAEATCAALVKAGKVYAAATEDMDALTFGTPLLLRHLTTSEAKKLPIQEFHLNRILEDVGMTQDQFIDLCILLGSDYCETIRGIGPKRAIDLIRQHKSIEEIMDNIDLKKYPVPENWLHKEARQLFLEPEVIDVNGVELKWTDPEEEALVAFMCGEKQFSEDRIRNGAKKLTKNRHGSTQGRLDDFFKVTGSISSTKRKENDAKGSAKKKAKTASTPSRKFKKGK; this is encoded by the coding sequence ATGGGAATTCAAGGCCTGGCTAAACTGATCGCCGACGTGGCTCCCGGAGCCATAAAAGAGAACGACATAAAGAGTTACTTTGGACGTAAAGTGGCGGTGGACGCGTCCATGTGCATCTACCAGTTTCTTATAGCCGTGCGGCAGGATGGTAACATGCTTCAGAACGAGGACGGTGAAACCACCAGTCACCTAATGGGTATGTTCTATCGCACTATACGTATGGTGGAGCACGGCATCAAGCCCGTTTACGTATTTGATGGGAAGCCACCGCAGCTGAAGTCGGGTGAACTGGCGAAGCGGAGTGAAAGGAGGGCAGAAGCCGAGAAACAGCTGGAGGCCGCCCAAGAAGCGGGTGAAGTGGAGAACATTGAGAAATTCAATAAGAGGCTTGTGAAGGTGACAAAGCAACACAACGACGAGTGCAAAAAACTGCTTTCGTTAATGGGAATCCCCCACGTAGATGCGCCTTGTGAGGCCGAGGCCACGTGTGCTGCTTTGGTGAAAGCTGGAAAAGTGTACGCTGCAGCCACTGAAGATATGGATGCCTTGACCTTTGGTACTCCTCTGCTTCTGCGTCACCTCACCACTAGTGAGGCCAAAAAGCTGCCGATCCAGGAGTTTCATCTGAACCGGATTCTCGAGGACGTAGGTATGACCCAAGACCAGTTTATTGACCTCTGTATACTGCTGGGCAGTGACTACTGTGAGACCATTCGTGGTATTGGTCCAAAAAGGGCTATCGATCTCATCCGGCAGCATAAAAGTATAGAGGAGATCATGGATAACATTGACCTAAAGAAATACCCCGTGCCTGAAAATTGGCTGCACAAAGAGGCTCGCCAGCTCTTCTTAGAGCCTGAGGTGATTGATGTAAATGGTGTGGAGCTGAAGTGGACCGATCCAGAGGAGGAGGCTCTGGTGGCCTTTATGTGTGGAGAAAAGCAGTTCAGTGAAGACCGTATACGCAATGGAGCCAAGAAGCTGACTAAGAACCGTCATGGCAGTACACAGGGCCGACTAGATGACTTCTTTAAGGTGACTGGATCCATTAGTTCAACTAAAAGGAAGGAAAATGACGCTAAAGGATCTGCCAAGAAAAAGGCAAAAACCGCAAGCACACCATCTAGGAAGTTTAAGAAGGGCAAGTGA